In a genomic window of Gemmatimonadota bacterium:
- a CDS encoding twin-arginine translocation signal domain-containing protein — protein MFDSQGSTHRRGFLGRLTATAAALGLGGLVPRSLSAEPTPGSTGADPAYEAWLSKVTGKHKMVFDAPEPNGGMPVIWPRVWLDTTNGHYGTTDPQNTAVVILRHGAVGFALNDSMWAKYKLGEAFKITDGAAPATRNTWLKPLPIPIPGTGVETLLAKGVLFGACNVALTFNSGAVAQAMKLDAAAVKADWIANLIPGVQVVPSGVLAVSGTQQKGCAYCFAG, from the coding sequence ATGTTCGACTCGCAAGGTTCGACCCATCGTCGCGGATTCCTCGGCCGCCTCACCGCGACGGCCGCTGCCCTTGGCCTCGGCGGACTCGTCCCCCGGAGCCTCAGCGCCGAGCCAACGCCAGGCTCCACCGGCGCCGATCCCGCCTACGAAGCCTGGCTCAGCAAGGTCACCGGCAAGCACAAGATGGTGTTCGACGCCCCCGAACCGAACGGCGGCATGCCGGTGATCTGGCCCCGGGTCTGGCTCGATACCACCAACGGGCACTACGGCACGACCGACCCCCAGAACACCGCCGTCGTCATCCTCCGCCACGGCGCTGTGGGTTTTGCTCTGAACGACTCCATGTGGGCGAAATACAAACTCGGCGAGGCCTTCAAGATCACCGACGGGGCCGCCCCCGCCACCCGAAACACCTGGCTCAAGCCCCTCCCCATCCCGATCCCCGGCACCGGCGTCGAAACCCTCCTGGCCAAGGGCGTCCTCTTCGGCGCCTGCAACGTGGCCCTCACGTTCAACTCCGGTGCCGTCGCCCAAGCCATGAAGTTGGATGCGGCCGCCGTCAAAGCCGACTGGATCGCCAACCTGATCCCCGGAGTCCAAGTCGTCCCCTCCGGCGTCCTCGCCGTCAGCGGCACCCAACAAAAAGGCTGCGCCTACTGCTTCGCCGGCTAA
- the rfaE1 gene encoding D-glycero-beta-D-manno-heptose-7-phosphate kinase gives MTAQPLAPLTRDRITTLLDRMRGRRVVVVGDIMLDRYLIGDTDRLSPEAPVPVVTVRSSRSALGGAANVAANVAAVGGTALLAGAIGDDEHGTLIRTELAAKHLDDRYLVTVADRPTTTKTRVMARGQQVVRIDEERDTPLASNDLARLWAVIDATMASADALVLEDYNKGALVPALIRDAIAAARRRGMPVVVDPKFRHFFEYGGATVFKPNRRELEAALGAGADFTLDPHSLVSARERLGVDNLLVTLGSEGMALVTLDGTRSQVPSRAREVFDVSGAGDTVTAWVATALAAGASVPEAAYLGNYAAGLEVAKAGVATVSPAEVLAMFDEEHDAIGRWRRGGAI, from the coding sequence ATGACCGCCCAACCATTGGCGCCCCTCACGCGGGACCGGATCACCACGCTGCTCGACCGGATGCGCGGCCGCCGCGTGGTGGTCGTCGGCGACATCATGCTCGACCGCTACCTGATCGGCGACACCGACCGGCTCTCGCCCGAGGCCCCCGTGCCGGTCGTGACGGTTCGGAGCTCCCGGTCGGCGTTAGGCGGCGCCGCGAACGTCGCCGCCAACGTCGCCGCGGTCGGGGGTACGGCACTCTTGGCCGGCGCCATCGGCGACGACGAGCACGGAACCCTGATCCGGACCGAACTCGCCGCCAAGCACCTCGACGACCGGTACTTGGTGACCGTGGCCGACCGTCCGACGACGACCAAGACCCGGGTCATGGCCCGCGGCCAGCAAGTGGTCCGGATCGACGAGGAACGGGACACCCCCCTGGCGTCGAATGATCTAGCCAGGCTTTGGGCCGTCATCGACGCCACCATGGCCTCGGCCGATGCGCTGGTGCTCGAGGACTACAACAAGGGCGCCCTCGTCCCCGCCCTGATCCGCGACGCGATCGCCGCCGCCCGCCGCCGCGGAATGCCAGTGGTGGTCGATCCCAAGTTCCGGCACTTCTTCGAGTACGGCGGCGCCACCGTCTTCAAGCCGAACCGGCGCGAGCTCGAAGCCGCTTTGGGCGCCGGCGCCGACTTCACCCTCGACCCCCATTCGTTGGTGAGCGCCCGAGAGCGGCTCGGGGTCGACAACCTACTGGTAACGTTAGGCAGCGAGGGAATGGCACTGGTGACCCTCGACGGCACTCGAAGCCAAGTCCCGAGCCGGGCCCGCGAAGTCTTCGATGTCTCTGGGGCCGGCGATACGGTGACTGCCTGGGTGGCGACCGCCCTGGCGGCCGGCGCCTCGGTGCCGGAGGCGGCCTATCTCGGCAACTACGCCGCCGGGCTCGAGGTCGCGAAAGCCGGCGTGGCCACCGTCTCACCGGCCGAAGTGTTGGCCATGTTCGACGAGGAACACGACGCAATCGGCCGGTGGCGGCGGGGGGGAGCGATTTGA
- a CDS encoding asparaginase has protein sequence MHPFRIEVTRGPLVESVHRVTAVVADSDGRLLAATGDPDLVTFWRSAAKPFQVLPLILDGAQERFGLTDEELAIACASHSSEPVHLEAVDRFMAKTGIDESLLACGPHPPLSPEVARDVIRSGTRMTARWSNCSGKHTGLLALAKHHGWDLAGYERQGHPVQDRIQDEIEQWTGIPRNELVLAVDGCATVCFGLPLRRMAQAYARFGVSARPEVRALWQAVTKHPHLIAGTKRLCTDLMTVFPGEIFAKIGAEGVYCAAIPARGVGIAIKVEDGDMSSVGMALLAVLHQVFERGPAGDAVDRLDSLTEHREAAVRTTRGALVGQIRAAGHLDFFAPDR, from the coding sequence ATGCACCCATTTCGCATTGAAGTGACGCGGGGGCCGCTGGTGGAGTCGGTCCATCGGGTGACGGCCGTGGTGGCCGACAGCGATGGCCGGCTCCTGGCGGCCACCGGCGACCCCGACTTGGTGACCTTTTGGCGTTCGGCGGCCAAGCCGTTCCAGGTCCTGCCGTTGATTCTGGACGGTGCCCAGGAACGGTTTGGGCTGACCGACGAAGAGTTGGCCATCGCCTGCGCCTCGCACTCGAGCGAACCCGTCCACCTCGAGGCGGTGGACCGGTTCATGGCCAAGACCGGCATCGACGAGTCGCTCCTGGCCTGCGGGCCGCACCCGCCGCTCTCGCCCGAGGTGGCCCGGGACGTGATCCGATCGGGAACCCGGATGACGGCCCGGTGGAGTAACTGTTCGGGCAAGCACACGGGGCTCCTCGCGCTGGCCAAGCACCATGGATGGGATCTCGCGGGCTACGAGCGGCAGGGGCACCCGGTGCAGGACCGGATCCAGGACGAAATCGAGCAGTGGACCGGGATCCCGCGGAATGAGCTGGTGCTGGCGGTCGATGGATGCGCTACGGTGTGCTTTGGGCTTCCACTCCGCCGGATGGCGCAGGCCTACGCCCGGTTTGGGGTGTCGGCCCGCCCGGAAGTTCGGGCGCTCTGGCAGGCGGTCACCAAACATCCGCACTTGATTGCCGGAACGAAGCGGCTCTGCACCGATCTGATGACGGTGTTTCCCGGGGAAATCTTTGCCAAGATCGGGGCCGAGGGGGTGTATTGCGCGGCGATTCCGGCGCGGGGCGTCGGCATCGCGATCAAGGTTGAAGATGGTGACATGAGTTCCGTCGGGATGGCCCTCCTGGCGGTGCTCCACCAGGTCTTCGAACGGGGCCCGGCCGGTGACGCGGTGGACCGGCTGGACAGTTTGACCGAGCACCGCGAGGCGGCCGTTCGAACCACCCGAGGGGCGTTGGTGGGCCAGATTCGGGCGGCCGGCCATCTCGATTTTTTCGCGCCTGATCGCTGA
- the hflX gene encoding GTPase HflX, with the protein MIEVAPPVERAILVGSPRKGSRDAQQLDEHLAELARLADTAGAQVVGRLTQQIAAASSATLIGEGKVEELKDLVASLQATLVIFDEQLSPVQGANLEKELKIRVMDRSEIILAIFSTRARSAEAKLQVGLAQLQYLLPRLARMWTHLSRIRGGIGLRGPGETQIETDRRMIREKIQHHRLKLKDVERHRETVRAGRSSMLSASLVGYTNAGKSSILRGLTGEREIVVEDRLFATLDTLTRELSLGDGLRARVTDTVGFIRKLPHHLVASFRATLEEAREADVLLHVVDASHPEYEEQIQVVEAVLGELELEDRPVIMVFNKIDLVADPGAFAARVREMHPGAVIVSSVRPGGLEELIQALAERAKTMAPVVRVVVPATDGKRIAEVYRQGEVVGREDTEEAVVLMVRMAEWRAKALGTRHSALGARPEEGRG; encoded by the coding sequence ATGATAGAGGTCGCGCCGCCGGTTGAGCGGGCGATCTTGGTGGGGTCGCCGAGGAAAGGGTCCCGCGACGCGCAGCAGCTCGATGAGCACTTGGCCGAGTTGGCCCGGTTGGCGGATACGGCGGGGGCCCAGGTGGTTGGGCGCTTGACCCAGCAAATTGCCGCGGCCAGTTCCGCCACCTTGATCGGCGAGGGGAAGGTCGAGGAGCTCAAGGACCTGGTGGCCTCGCTGCAGGCGACGCTGGTCATTTTCGACGAGCAGTTGAGCCCGGTGCAAGGGGCCAACCTGGAGAAGGAGCTCAAGATCCGGGTCATGGACCGGTCCGAGATCATTCTCGCCATTTTTTCGACCCGGGCCCGGAGTGCGGAGGCCAAGTTGCAGGTGGGACTGGCGCAGCTGCAGTACCTGCTGCCGCGGTTGGCCCGGATGTGGACCCACTTGTCGCGGATCCGGGGCGGCATTGGGCTTCGGGGCCCGGGCGAAACCCAGATCGAGACCGACCGCCGGATGATCCGGGAAAAGATCCAGCACCACCGGCTCAAGTTGAAGGACGTCGAGCGGCACCGCGAAACGGTGCGGGCCGGCCGGAGCTCGATGCTGAGCGCGTCGCTGGTCGGCTATACCAATGCCGGCAAGTCGAGCATCCTTCGGGGTCTGACGGGCGAGCGGGAGATCGTGGTCGAGGACCGGTTGTTCGCGACGTTGGACACGCTGACCCGGGAGCTTTCGTTAGGCGACGGCCTTCGGGCTCGGGTGACCGATACGGTGGGTTTCATCCGGAAGCTGCCCCACCATCTGGTGGCGAGTTTCCGGGCCACGCTTGAAGAGGCGCGGGAGGCGGATGTGCTGCTCCACGTGGTGGACGCGAGTCATCCGGAGTACGAGGAGCAGATTCAGGTGGTCGAGGCGGTGCTCGGCGAGCTCGAACTGGAAGACCGGCCGGTGATCATGGTTTTCAACAAGATCGACTTGGTGGCAGACCCGGGGGCGTTTGCGGCCCGGGTTCGGGAGATGCACCCTGGCGCGGTGATTGTCAGTTCGGTGCGTCCAGGTGGGTTGGAGGAGCTGATCCAGGCGTTGGCAGAGCGGGCCAAAACCATGGCGCCGGTAGTCCGGGTAGTGGTGCCGGCGACGGATGGGAAGCGGATTGCGGAGGTGTATCGGCAGGGGGAGGTGGTAGGGCGGGAGGATACGGAGGAGGCGGTGGTGTTGATGGTGCGGATGGCGGAGTGGAGGGCGAAAGCGCTCGGCACTCGGCACTCGGCGCTCGGCGCTCGGCCGGAGGAGGGGCGGGGTTAG
- a CDS encoding replication-associated recombination protein A → MSETLGLFATETGPLAERMRPRVLEEFLGQRQLLGPGKALGESIRRGDLGSTIFWGPPGVGKTTLAQLIAQHTGREFVGFSAVTEGVPRVREIIKEAESRLLMGRGTVLFCDEIHRFNRAQQDAFLPHVERGTVALIGATTENPSFSLNGALLSRCRVFVLEPLSVEDLAGLLERALADRDRGLGAQSIEADPEALQVIATQADGDARRALGTLESAVRYVGLKGHLTVASLETALARRMPRYDASGEEHFNLLSAYHKSLRGSDPDGALYWAARMIEGGEDPRILFRRAIAMAAEDVGLADPNALLIAVAAREAFDQLGAPEGFLPLAEMTIYLATAPKSNSAMKAMRAAFEAARETPAAPVPLHLRNAPTRLMKDLGYGAEYKYAHDAPDHFVAQSYLPEALAGRAFYEPGRLGFETKVAERLTWWRQKAAGPPTQGSTPSHEP, encoded by the coding sequence ATGAGCGAGACCTTGGGCTTGTTTGCGACCGAGACGGGGCCGCTGGCCGAGCGGATGCGGCCCCGGGTGCTGGAGGAGTTCCTGGGCCAGCGGCAGTTGTTGGGGCCGGGCAAGGCGTTAGGCGAATCGATCCGGCGGGGCGACCTCGGCAGTACGATCTTCTGGGGCCCGCCCGGGGTCGGGAAGACGACGCTGGCCCAGTTGATTGCGCAGCACACCGGGCGGGAGTTCGTCGGGTTCAGCGCCGTCACTGAAGGAGTGCCCCGGGTCCGGGAGATCATCAAGGAGGCCGAGTCGCGCTTGCTGATGGGCCGCGGCACGGTGCTTTTTTGCGACGAGATTCATCGATTCAACCGGGCGCAGCAGGACGCCTTCCTGCCCCATGTGGAACGGGGGACGGTGGCGTTGATTGGGGCCACGACCGAAAATCCGAGTTTCAGTCTGAACGGCGCGTTGCTGAGCCGGTGCCGGGTGTTCGTGCTGGAGCCGCTCTCGGTGGAGGACTTGGCCGGGCTCTTGGAACGGGCCCTGGCCGACCGGGACCGGGGCTTGGGCGCCCAGTCGATCGAGGCCGATCCGGAAGCGCTCCAGGTCATCGCCACCCAGGCCGACGGCGACGCGCGACGGGCGTTAGGCACCCTCGAATCCGCGGTCCGGTACGTGGGGCTCAAGGGGCATCTGACCGTGGCCTCGCTCGAGACGGCGCTGGCCCGGCGGATGCCGCGGTACGACGCCTCGGGCGAGGAGCACTTCAATCTGCTCTCGGCTTACCACAAATCGCTCCGGGGCAGCGATCCGGACGGGGCGCTCTACTGGGCGGCCCGGATGATCGAGGGCGGGGAGGATCCCCGGATCTTGTTCCGGCGGGCGATCGCGATGGCGGCCGAGGACGTGGGGCTGGCTGATCCCAATGCGTTGCTGATCGCGGTCGCGGCCCGGGAAGCCTTCGACCAGTTAGGCGCACCGGAAGGCTTTCTCCCGCTGGCTGAGATGACGATCTATCTCGCGACGGCGCCGAAGTCCAATAGCGCCATGAAGGCGATGCGGGCGGCGTTCGAGGCGGCCCGGGAGACGCCAGCGGCGCCGGTGCCGCTGCACCTTCGGAACGCGCCGACCCGGTTGATGAAGGACCTCGGGTATGGGGCCGAATACAAGTACGCCCATGACGCTCCCGATCATTTCGTCGCCCAGAGCTACTTGCCGGAGGCGCTGGCCGGGCGGGCATTCTATGAGCCGGGGCGGTTAGGCTTCGAAACCAAGGTGGCGGAGCGACTCACGTGGTGGCGGCAAAAGGCCGCCGGACCTCCAACGCAGGGGAGTACACCATCTCACGAGCCATGA
- a CDS encoding glycosyltransferase — translation MRVFVLSDQSDDAGRRERLRAIVAQGSDVVLATPGGTAGTDGAIRLAPVAVRGDPSDPAGQNWHAATIRRLLADVRPDLVHIEAEPESDLAGTASSLATKLGIPYVLFSWQSVPKSLGFLTRRRAVRVLQGAAGVIGGNRLAMNLLRALAPQAVATSLLPAGVTVGNPVERPVRDELVVGFAGRLVPERGLAFLIEALRHTFGKWRLVVAGTGPEQEAIEASAQRLGLASRLSWLGGLREESLATLWSEIDCLAVLSRDTPTWVDHHSPILLEAMGRGITPIVTSTGALAELVGDAGPVVADQEALTAALQAWVADPASCRARGAVARQWTMSRFSTTVVAAKTIEFWTAAVEPRS, via the coding sequence GTGCGGGTATTCGTCCTCTCCGATCAATCCGATGACGCCGGCCGCCGGGAACGGCTCCGGGCCATCGTTGCCCAAGGCTCCGACGTGGTGCTCGCCACGCCAGGCGGCACGGCCGGCACCGATGGCGCCATCCGGTTGGCGCCGGTCGCCGTCCGGGGCGACCCGTCCGATCCCGCCGGCCAGAATTGGCACGCCGCCACCATTCGGCGATTGCTGGCCGATGTCCGCCCCGACTTGGTGCACATCGAGGCCGAGCCGGAGTCGGATCTGGCGGGCACAGCGTCCTCGCTCGCCACCAAGCTCGGAATTCCCTACGTCCTGTTCTCGTGGCAGTCCGTCCCGAAATCGCTCGGATTCCTGACTCGTCGCCGGGCCGTCCGGGTGCTCCAGGGCGCGGCCGGGGTAATCGGCGGCAACCGCCTGGCCATGAACCTGCTCCGCGCGCTGGCTCCCCAGGCGGTGGCGACGTCACTCCTGCCGGCGGGCGTGACCGTCGGTAATCCGGTCGAACGGCCGGTTCGCGACGAGTTGGTGGTGGGGTTCGCCGGGCGCCTGGTGCCCGAACGCGGGCTGGCGTTCTTGATCGAGGCCCTCCGGCACACTTTCGGCAAATGGCGCCTCGTGGTGGCCGGGACCGGCCCCGAACAGGAAGCGATCGAGGCCTCGGCGCAGCGGTTGGGCTTGGCGTCGCGGTTGAGTTGGTTAGGCGGTCTCCGCGAGGAGAGCCTGGCGACGCTCTGGTCGGAAATCGACTGCCTGGCGGTGCTCTCGCGCGATACCCCGACCTGGGTCGATCATCATTCGCCGATCTTGCTGGAAGCGATGGGCCGGGGCATTACTCCGATCGTCACCAGTACCGGCGCCCTGGCCGAGCTGGTGGGCGACGCAGGCCCTGTGGTGGCGGATCAAGAGGCCCTGACGGCCGCCTTGCAGGCCTGGGTGGCCGACCCGGCAAGCTGCCGGGCCCGCGGCGCGGTGGCCCGGCAGTGGACCATGAGCCGGTTCTCGACCACCGTGGTCGCGGCCAAGACCATCGAATTCTGGACCGCCGCTGTCGAGCCAAGATCGTGA